One stretch of Clavelina lepadiformis chromosome 6, kaClaLepa1.1, whole genome shotgun sequence DNA includes these proteins:
- the LOC143461816 gene encoding melanocyte-stimulating hormone receptor-like, giving the protein MIPHKDNFTENVTTFILNSSATPPSCLLAMSCRHFHVIISGAIFAGGIVALLENLMLVVAMVKWDVKKTCKMFWFLWHLAIADAMVGASFLYYHLRIVSSCPLQFSCNSSFMVESLAILVCFFGTIVASHLFILAATVERFIAIQWSLRYSSLVTTKGTTLTAACIWIISFVIPIISAIGITQLHSPTVYTIATLIISSACLLCAFAVILLNLWIVSTAWKSARTVTNRRRRISLPSRNSTMNELVINQDHLKIAVTLSLFVCSFVLSCAPWSVALIICSESTRCVLKREHDYTLVLVLFHAIVIPILYGFRVEEVKLHVLKFWKNLIRKNR; this is encoded by the exons ATGATTCCTCATAAGGACAATTTTACTGAAAATGTAACGACGTTCATCCTTAATAGTTCCGCCACTCCACCATCATGTCTGCTTGCCATGTCATGTCGTCATTTCCACGTTATCATATCTGGTGCGATATTTGCTGGTGGAATTGTCGCCTTATTGGAAAATTTGATGCTGGTTGTTGCGATGGTTAAATGGGatgtaaaaaaaacttgtaaaatgttttggtttCTTTGGCATTTGGCAATAGCAGACGCCATGGTGGGAGCATCCTTTCTCTACTACCATTTGAGAATAGTTAGTTCATGTCCATTACAATTTag CTGCAACTCTTCTTTTATGGTGGAATCTCTTGCTATTTTGGTATGTTTTTTTGGGACGATTGTAGCTTCTCATCTATTCATCCTTGCGGCTACCGTCGAGCGATTTATTGCCATCCAATGGTCATTAAGATACTCCAGTTTAGTAACCACAAAAGGAACAACATTAACCGCTGCTTGCATTTGgataatttcttttgtaattCCAATAATATCGGCTATAGGAATAACACAGTTGCATTCCCCAACAGTGTATACAATAGCTACACTGATCATATCATCGGCATGCCTACTATGTGCCTTTGCTGTAATTTTACTAAATCTGTGGATTGTGTCGACTGCTTGGAAAAGTGCAAGGACAG TCACAAACAGAAGAAGAAGAATTAGCTTACCATCAAGGAACAGCACGATGAACGAATTGGTCATCAACCAAGATCACCTTAAAATCGCTGTTACTTTATCATTATTTGTCTGTTCATTCGTACTTAGTTGCGCCCCTTGGTCAGTTGCTCTGATTATTTGCTCGGAGAGTACACGTTGCGTTTTGAAACGCGAACATGATTATACACTGGTGTTAGTACTTTTCCATGCAATTGTAATACCAATTTTGTACGGTTTTAGAGTTGAAGAGGTAAAattgcatgttttaaaattcTGGAAAAATTTAATAAGAAAAAACAGATAA
- the LOC143461817 gene encoding transformer-2 protein homolog beta-like isoform X2 translates to MMSDTEPGEYKRDNHSPPRRSRSRSKHSGSNSDSSHSRVSVGIRRSYSRSRSRSRSYRSRSRSRSYRRRYHSRSPDKYAKNGRHGYSRSRSRSYSRERQRGSRSPMSSRKRHIGDRLDPPRSRCLGIFGLSLYTTESDLRSVFSRYGRIEDVNIVIDQKTGRSRGFSFVYFESPDDAEEAKERANGMELDGRRIRVDYSITKRPHTPTPGVYVGRPPPPREERGYDRYEPRERYRDDYRRDNYRRSPSPYHRRRSPSPHYRDRSPYRSSRY, encoded by the exons ATGATGAGCGACACTGAACCTGGAGAGTACAAGCGC GATAACCACAGCCCTCCTAGGCGATCGCGATCCAGATCAAAACACTCAGGTTCAAATTCTGATTCATCTCATTCTAGAGTATCTGTTGGGATTAGAAGATCATATTCTAGATCAAGATCTCGTTCAAGGTCTTACAG GTCTCGTTCACGGTCAAGGTCATATCGTCGTAGATATCACTCAAGATCTCCCGataaatatgcaaaaaatggGCGTCATGGTTACAGTCGATCAAG ATCACGAAGTTATTCTAGAGAAAGACAACGTGGTAGCAGATCACCCATGTCATCGAGAAAAAGGCACATTGGAGATCGG TTGGATCCACCTCGTAGCAGATGCTTAGGTATTTTTGGTCTGAGTTTGTACACAACTGAAAGTGATCTGAGAAGTGTTTTTTCACGTTATGGGAGAATTGAAGATGTTAACATTGTGATTGATCAAAAg ACTGGTCGTTCAAGAGGATTTAGTTTTGTGTACTTCGAAAGCCCTGATGATGCTGAAGAAGCAAAGGAACGAGCAAATGGCATGGAGTTGGATGGACGTCGTATTAGAGTTGACTACTCTATTACTAAACGTCCTCATACTCCAACGCCTGGTGTATATGTTGGAAGACC GCCACCACCAAGAGAAGAAAGAGGATATGATAGATACGAACCAAGAGAGAG GTACAGAGATGATTACAGACGGGACAATTATCGCAGAAGCCCATCCCCATATCACCGCAGACGATCACCATCACCTCATTACAGGGACAGATCTCCTTACCGCAGCA gTCGGTATTGA
- the LOC143461817 gene encoding transformer-2 protein homolog beta-like isoform X1 — protein sequence MMSDTEPGEYKRDNHSPPRRSRSRSKHSGSNSDSSHSRVSVGIRRSYSRSRSRSRSYRSRSRSRSYRRRYHSRSPDKYAKNGRHGYSRSRSRSYSRERQRGSRSPMSSRKRHIGDRLDPPRSRCLGIFGLSLYTTESDLRSVFSRYGRIEDVNIVIDQKTGRSRGFSFVYFESPDDAEEAKERANGMELDGRRIRVDYSITKRPHTPTPGVYVGRPYRPPPREERGYDRYEPRERYRDDYRRDNYRRSPSPYHRRRSPSPHYRDRSPYRSSRY from the exons ATGATGAGCGACACTGAACCTGGAGAGTACAAGCGC GATAACCACAGCCCTCCTAGGCGATCGCGATCCAGATCAAAACACTCAGGTTCAAATTCTGATTCATCTCATTCTAGAGTATCTGTTGGGATTAGAAGATCATATTCTAGATCAAGATCTCGTTCAAGGTCTTACAG GTCTCGTTCACGGTCAAGGTCATATCGTCGTAGATATCACTCAAGATCTCCCGataaatatgcaaaaaatggGCGTCATGGTTACAGTCGATCAAG ATCACGAAGTTATTCTAGAGAAAGACAACGTGGTAGCAGATCACCCATGTCATCGAGAAAAAGGCACATTGGAGATCGG TTGGATCCACCTCGTAGCAGATGCTTAGGTATTTTTGGTCTGAGTTTGTACACAACTGAAAGTGATCTGAGAAGTGTTTTTTCACGTTATGGGAGAATTGAAGATGTTAACATTGTGATTGATCAAAAg ACTGGTCGTTCAAGAGGATTTAGTTTTGTGTACTTCGAAAGCCCTGATGATGCTGAAGAAGCAAAGGAACGAGCAAATGGCATGGAGTTGGATGGACGTCGTATTAGAGTTGACTACTCTATTACTAAACGTCCTCATACTCCAACGCCTGGTGTATATGTTGGAAGACC TTACAGGCCACCACCAAGAGAAGAAAGAGGATATGATAGATACGAACCAAGAGAGAG GTACAGAGATGATTACAGACGGGACAATTATCGCAGAAGCCCATCCCCATATCACCGCAGACGATCACCATCACCTCATTACAGGGACAGATCTCCTTACCGCAGCA gTCGGTATTGA
- the LOC143461815 gene encoding uncharacterized protein LOC143461815, whose translation MVNSNRFCKPVLKSAVSVMATIGGTIFGGNPLTSTSSYTTLEENKQMSSGIYENEISIRDKEPMPVPSTRLPGQCYSKNMSNNNCRFTDTMLSTGKVSSSVYQNKSVSKSSLFTLEQVACVCHDLLQRKKIDKLSEFLNSLPKCLLFGNDENILIARALVTFKQQRFQELYQILQNHTFEVSNHKLLQNMWYSAHYTEAERARGRPLGAVDKYRIRRKHVLPRTIWDGEEMVYCFKERSRNALKDCYKRNKYPTPDDKKHLAKITGLSILQVSNWFKNRRQRDRSPQSKKYPLHEQHFYGGPMTIDNFSDNQYKNKRTSDCAVCPSTPSSFESYQPTPGVSERIKENRQTQISYVEECMEKEAVTDAMFSGPAKLQDENSWQLTAVEGSTYRNKFLLRTSENLNTELWQAAIRKEKYECVVSSSKQWNNQLGSMDMNVTSSSFAHSPNAIVQSAARAATALKNVEHIPRPFSPHAWSTRPKNSASATKNALSSSNPLLDSVLADYSTY comes from the exons ATGGTTAACTCCAACCGTTTCTGTAAACCAGTATTAAAGTCAGCTGTAAGTGTGATGGCTACAATAGGTGGAACTATTTTTGGTGGAAACCCGTTAACTTCAACGTCAAGTTACACCACTTTAGAGGAAAATAAGCAGATGAGTTCGGGAATATATGAAAATGAAATCAGTATTAGAGACAAAGAACCGATGCCTGTCCCCAGCACGAGATTACCAGGCCAATGTTATTCCAAAAATATGAGCAATAACAATTGCCGGTTTACAGATACAATGCTTTCGACGGGTAAAGTTTCTTCATCtgtttatcaaaacaaaagcGTCAGCAAATCATCCCTATTTACTCTGGAACAG GTGGCATGCGTTTGTCATGACTTGCTGCAACGCAAGAAAATAGACAAACTGAGTGAATTCCTCAACTCACTTCCAAAATGTCTTCTTTTCGGAAATGATGAAAATATATTGATTGCAAGAGCCCTGGTTACTTTTAAGCAACAACGATTTCAAGAACTTTATCAAATCCTGCAAAATCATACATTTGAAGTTTCAAATCACAAG CTCCTTCAAAACATGTGGTATAGTGCACATTACACGGAAGCCGAACGAGCACGTGGTCGGCCATTAGGTGCTGTTGATAAGTATCGAATAAgaagaaagcatgttttacCGCGGACTATATGGGACGGAGAAGAAATGGTGTACTGTTTCAAAGAACGTTCAAGAAACGCACTGAAAGATTGTTACAAGCGCAACAAGTATCCAACGCCAGACGACAAGAAACATTTGGCAAAAATAACGGGATTAAGCATATTACAAGTCAGCAATTGGTTTAAAAACAGACGACAGAGGGATAGATCACCTCAGAGTAAAAA ATATCCCTTGCACGAACAACATTTTTATGGAGGTCCGATGACAATAGACAACTTCAGTGATAATcagtacaaaaataaaagaacaTCGGATTGTGCAGTTTGCCCATCAAC ACCAAGTTCTTTTGAGAGCTATCAACCAACTCCAGGGGTTTCGGAGCGCATCAAGGAAAATCGACAAACTCAAATCAGTTACGTG GAGGAATGCATGGAAAAGGAAGCCGTTACTGACGCTATGTTTTCAGGACCAGCTAAATTACAAGATGAAAATTCATGGCAATTAACTGCGGTGGAAGGTTCTACATATCGTAACAAATTTTTGCTGCGAACATCGGAAAATCTTAACACAGAATTGTGGCAAGCTGCCATACGGAAAGAAAAATATGAATGTGTGGTAAGCTCGTCAAAGCAGTGGAATAACCAGTTAGGGTCTATGGACATGAATGTGACAAGTTCTTCCTTCGCGCATTCCCCGAATGCGATTGTGCAGAGCGCTGCTAGAGCAGCCACCGCACTGAAGAATGTAGAACATATTCCACGACCATTCTCTCCCCATGCTTGGTCAACCAGACCGAAAAATTCAGCGtctgcaacaaaaaatgcattatCTAGCTCAAACCCGTTGCTTGATAGTGTATTAGCAGATTATTCAACCTACTAA